In Mercurialis annua linkage group LG5, ddMerAnnu1.2, whole genome shotgun sequence, a single genomic region encodes these proteins:
- the LOC126683104 gene encoding uncharacterized protein LOC126683104 gives MPSKKPLPVKFLIHVDRRCMQKKRLMLPFFTRSFRKEFRSCKFATLGFPNGFSVRVGLSNMKNRKARIDIAKLVELGYIHKGFIMGFTYKGVSFFKVAVFDPSQAFLQIEYPCNVTKFSKQHFSHKQTRFCNNEETDDDQETTSDDDDDDQETSDGDDDDEDRKGFLKKKNKFKSSVGQRTNKDGKRVATRDDYRSPNIMKSNRKKATTKNGSNDDDQEFTSDDDDDQEPIGGDEDRKKSSKRKNKFRSYMNQRTKKHGKRVAAGDDYVKCKRKKSIGMEKKCKIEKEETDSDENESSACEKEAELIVSKNFESIYLNLSPESKRAVDAAKRYKRTSPAFMTVIRTLQNKCSLYIPAEFYNKYMYKISRDNVRIQTSDGKGGRKEWLVRICRREQGIIFTQGLGRFSKDNGLSVGDACVFELIDSKNFVFKASIFDA, from the exons ATGCCTTCGAAAAAGCCGCTGCCAGTGAAGTTCTTGATACATGTAGACCGACGTTGCATGCAAAAGAAAAGGCTG ATGCTTCCATTTTTTACAAGGAGTTTTCGCAAGGAATTTAGAAGCTGTAAATTTGCTACACTTGGTTTTCCAAATGGGTTTTCAGTGAGAGTTGGATTATCAAATATGAAGAATCGAAAGGCTCGCATTGACATTGCTAAACTGGTGGAACTTGGTTATATACATAAAGGGTTCATTATGGGATTCACATACAAAGGTGTCTCATTTTTTAAAGTTGCCGTATTTGATCCTTCTCAAGCTTTTCTTCAAATTGAATACCCATGCAATGTTACCAAATTTAGTAAGCAACATTTCAGCCATAAACAGACTCGGTTCTGTAACAATGAGGAGACTGATGATGATCAAGAAACTACatctgatgatgatgatgatgatcaaGAAACTTCAGacggtgatgatgatgatgaagataGAAAAGGTTTcttaaagaagaaaaataagtttaagtCTTCGGTGGGTCAAAGAACTAACAAAGATGGCAAAAGAGTTGCTACTCGTGATGATTATCGATCACCAAATATCATGAAGAGCAACCGCAAAAAGGCTACTACGAAAAATGGTTCAAATGACGATGACCAAGAATTTAcaagtgatgatgatgatgatcaaGAACCTATAGGTGGTGATGAAGATAGGAAGAAATCTTCGAAAAGGAAAAATAAGTTTAGATCTTACATGAATCAAAGAACTAAGAAACATGGCAAAAGAGTTGCTGCTGGTGATGATTATGTGAAGTGCAAGCGAAAAAAGTCTATAGGTATGGAAAAAAAGTGCAAGATTGAAAAAGAGGAAACAGATTCAG ATGAAAATGAATCTTCAGCATGTGAAAAAGAAGCAGAACTCATAGTCTCGAAAAATTTCGAGAGCATCTACTTAAATTTGTCTCCGGAAAGCAAGAGGGCAGTAGACGCAGCGAAAAGATACAAGCGAACAAGTCCTGCTTTCATGACCGTCATCAGAACGCTACAGAATAAGTGTAGCTTG TACATACCTGCTGAATTTTACAACAAGTATATGTACAAGATTTCTAGAGACAACGTGAGGATTCAAACATCTGATGGAAAAGGAGGTCGAAAGGAGTGGTTAGTTAGAATATGCCGGAGAGAGCAGGGGATAATTTTCACCCAAGGGTTGGGTCGCTTTTCGAAAGACAATGGTCTGTCCGTGGGCGATGCGTGTGTTTTTGAGCTGATTGATTCCAAGAATTTTGTGTTTAAAGCTTCAATATTTGATGCATGA